The proteins below come from a single Nitrospira sp. genomic window:
- a CDS encoding Crp/Fnr family transcriptional regulator, protein MKIPASLATDFLLVAAHLKTARRSVFKDKALVYGSFEPEKVYVVEHGYVRLGATQADGRLTTRALLGKASIFGDLPFCPATSEQNGVAVASGETYVLELKRHALEAAVQQDEALRQLLLEIYGLQFRFLDRRLQWQFVMPLERRIATVLLDLICFGGKPCPHHPGYVLDIRLTHQELSELVLAARSNVTPILNTFRAQNVISYSRAYICVRTLDALAKIVGGVAMRNSASLGSRPAHYPPLYARTT, encoded by the coding sequence ATGAAGATTCCAGCATCACTCGCAACGGATTTTCTGCTGGTTGCGGCACATCTCAAAACTGCTCGGCGGAGTGTGTTCAAAGACAAAGCCTTGGTCTATGGCTCATTTGAGCCGGAGAAAGTGTATGTCGTCGAGCATGGGTATGTGCGTCTAGGAGCGACGCAAGCAGATGGTCGCCTGACTACTCGGGCATTGCTGGGAAAGGCTTCGATCTTTGGAGACCTTCCATTCTGTCCTGCCACGTCCGAACAAAACGGAGTTGCTGTTGCGAGCGGAGAAACCTACGTGCTCGAACTGAAACGTCACGCTTTAGAGGCAGCTGTGCAACAGGATGAGGCTTTGCGCCAGCTACTGCTGGAAATTTACGGTCTTCAGTTTCGGTTTCTTGATCGTCGACTGCAGTGGCAGTTTGTCATGCCGCTAGAGAGGCGCATTGCGACGGTGCTGTTGGACTTGATATGTTTTGGAGGGAAGCCGTGCCCCCACCATCCTGGGTACGTTCTCGATATCCGGCTGACGCATCAAGAGCTCTCCGAGCTCGTCCTGGCGGCCCGATCAAACGTGACTCCTATTCTGAACACATTCCGTGCTCAGAACGTCATTTCCTACTCACGGGCCTATATCTGTGTTCGGACGCTCGATGCGTTGGCAAAGATCGTCGGAGGTGTTGCCATGCGAAATAGCGCCAGCTTGGGATCGCGTCCAGCACACTACCCACCTCTGTACGCCAGAACAACATAG